In one window of Musa acuminata AAA Group cultivar baxijiao chromosome BXJ3-2, Cavendish_Baxijiao_AAA, whole genome shotgun sequence DNA:
- the LOC135630986 gene encoding uncharacterized protein LOC135630986, which translates to MVVIEPEPDATETGEATDASHSRSVDAPQGGSRSDEESFEDALTEEQLREKALKQANDAKEEGNKLFRTGQYEDALLKYELALQIASEVTSSVDVCSMCHGNRAACFLKLDRYKETVQECTKALELNPSYIKALFRRAEAHEKLENYDEAIADMKKVLELDPANDQARKNIRRLEPIAAEKREKMKEEMIGKLKEMGNSLLGRFGMNLDNFKAVKDPNTGSYSISFQQ; encoded by the exons ATGGTCGTCATCGAGCCGGAACCGGACGCCACGGAGACCGGAGAAGCCACCGATGCCTCCCACTCGAGATCCGTGGACGCTCCTCAAGGGGGAAGTCGCAGCGATGAGGAGTCCTTCGAGGACGCTCTCACCGAGGAGCAGTTGAGGGAG AAAGCTCTTAAGCAAGCAAATGATGCAAAGGAGGAAGGGAACAAGCTTTTTAGGACTGGTCAATACGAGGATGCACTCCTGAAATATGAACTTGCTTTGCAAATTGCTTCAGAGGTGACTTCATCTGTAGATGTATGCTCTATGTGTCATGGGAATCGGGCTGCTTGTTTCTTGAAATTG GATAGGTACAAGGAGACAGTACAAGAATGTACAAAAGCATTGGAATTGAATCCATCCTATATAAAAGCACTATTTAGAAGAGCTGAGGCACATGAAAAGCTTGAAAACTATGACGAGGCTATTGCTG ACATGAAAAAGGTTCTTGAGTTGGATCCTGCAAATGACCAAGCTAGAAAGAACATAAGACGGTTAGAACCAATTGCAGctgaaaaaagggagaagatgaaagaagaaaTGATTG GTAAGTTGAAGGAGATGGGGAATTCTTTGTTGGGACGATTTGGCATGAACCTCGACAACTTCAAAGCTGTAAAAGATCCAAACACGGGCTcatattccatctcttttcagCAATAG